CAGAAAAAGAATCCATCCCCTCCCGGGACCGATTTCCCGCATTGGCCCTCCTGGAGGGAGACCGTGGAGGCGATCCAGGAGTTTGATTTTGAGGATCCGCTCTTTCAGGACAGGGAATCGGGCGAGGAGCTGACGGTCCGCAGTTTGGAGAATCTCATCCATCCGAATCAGTGGGGTTCTTCAGCCTTTTCGCCGGCCGTTCATCTGCGTCTTAAGGAAATCGGGTATATTGGAAGGCAGCATCGCTTATCCGTGGAGTTGGATCAGATCGATTTTATCATCCCCCAGGACCTTGTTTGGCACGATCCGAAAAATTTCTCCGGGACCGTGGAGGTCCGGTTGGGGCGGCTGGTCCACAAGGGGTTGCTTAAAGAGGGCCTTGTCGTTGAATCGCCGGACAAGATTATTTTTAAATTTCAAGGCGGTCCTGATGGCATCCAGATTGTCCAAAACGCCGGCCGGCTTTCTATTAACAGTTTTCAGCATGAGCTCTCCGCCAGGCTGACAGATATTTTCTTGAATCTCCTCTATGATTATCGATCTCGTCAGCTCTCCCTGACAGGGGGGCTTCATTTTGATGGCATGGCAGGAAAGGCGATTCGTCTCCTGCCCCAGTTGACCCTTCAGGGGGAATGGGGCACTCATTGTGGATTTCGGTCCGAAGACCTTCTGGCGAACGGCGCCTTGATCAGTTGTCGAGGGAACCTCCGTGATTTTTCGATGGAGCGCCTTGGTTCCGAAGGAGTTTCTTCGTTGAGGGTCAATTTGGATCGTGCTGTTTTCAGGGGGGGGCGACTTTATTACAGCGGCCAGCAAGACCCCCTTCGTTTTAATCTCAAGGCGCTGGAGGGGAGATCAGGATTCCGGTTTAAAACACCGAAGGGTGCCAAGGGAGACTTCAAAACCCGGCTTCTTGTTTCCCAGCTGGAAGGGACTATCTCACCTTCCGGGACGGTCCATATGGAATCTTCTCACCCGCTCGCCTCCGCACCATTCGCGGTTTTAGAGGGAGGGGGTGTTTTACGTCGGTCGGACGGTTTGACGATCCCGATCCGGCAGGGGCTTATCAACCTCTTCTCCGTTGACTACTCGCCGTTCAAGGATCGTTGGCGTTTTCAGGGACTTCTTCAGGCCGACCACGAAAATCGCCCTGCCGACTACCTGCAGGCCGATCGCGATCAGGTCCTGTCATGGTCAGGTGAGCCGCAAAAGATCAGTGCGACCCTGTCGCTCCACGATTGGGAGATCGATCGTAAAGGGGCCCTGATCTTTAATGAAGGTGAACTGCTCGGTCGCTCCGTCGATCGTCGGGAAGTTTCCTCCCCTTCGTTATTTCCACAAGAAGCCGCTTCGCTCCCGACCGTCCTCCCTCCTCCGCTCCAGATTGAAACTAAACGGGAGGATCCGGCGGAGAGTCCTCTCCTCCCGGCGCTTCGTCAAATCCTTGGGAGTTTTGTTGCCTCCATCGACCAGATCAATCGTCTGCAGGTCGACCTGCCCCAGAATCCGACTGAGACCGAGATACCGCTTTGGGGGGATAACCTTACGGTGAGCTTTCGGTTCCCCCAAAAAATCTCCTGGAAGATGGAGATGGGGACCTGGCCTGACCGTCGTACGGGAGAAGAGAAGGTTGCCTTTTTTTCCGTCGGTCCCCAGAGACCGATTCGAGCCTGTCTGAATCTTTTTGGGCGATGCATCACGGAAGAAGAGGTTGTCTTTGAGGGGGTCAGGCTTCATACCGAGGAACTTCCGCCGGAACAGTTTGACTGGACCCGTTTTCAATGGAGTGAACCCCAAGGGTATAAACCTGGGGAGCTTATTCTTCGGCTCTCTCACGGTGGCGGCCTTGTCAATTTGGTGAAGCTCCTGTTTGAGAGCCAGGGATTGGATCCGGCCTCTTTTGGCGTGAAGCAGGACGGAACAAGCTGGCGGCTCCCGCTCGATTGGGATCAGATCAGGAAATTGATCGGTGCCATTCTGAACCGCTCCGATGATAACGGTGCCTCTGGCGGTTCTCGTCCCACGGGATTACCAGCCAAGATTCGTAACACCCCCTCGTTTCTCTGGGATGAGATGACCGGTGTTATTGATCTCCAGTTTCAAGGGGGACCCAGAGAGTTTCGGCTCGAAGGGGCAGGGAAGGTTCGTACCGATCTTTTGTTTGAGATGGATTCCAAGGCTCCTCTGAGGATCTGGAGGAATGAGCGAGATGGAAAAATAGGGGCTGATCCTTTTCACCTCCCCCATATCCGTTTGTCTGCCTCTCCATTTCTCCTGGAGCTCAAGGATTTTCAGGTTGGTGAAAAATCAAGGTTCGTGATTGATCCTGGCCGGCGGAAATTACACGCCCCCTATCACCTTGATTTGCTCCAATTCCGTTTTAAACCTTCCGAAGGATCTCCCACATGGGATGGGGCTGTTACCTCGCTTGCCGGTAGGAATCTCACCTTCAATAAGGGAAATGAAACGGATCAGCTGGATCCGATGCAACGCCGTTTTGAGACCTCGACGATCGGCTCAGACGAACTTCGGTTTGACTTCTCTCTTCAAAAGGCGTGTGAGGAATCGGCAGTTCATTGTAAGACCGCGCGGTTCGAGGGTTCCCCTCGCATCAGCCGGATTTTTTCCTTAAAGCAGTTTCCCCACCGTCTTGAAATTGGCTTTGGCAAACTTGAGGATCGCCAGATGAGCTTTGTGGGGGGGCATTTTGTTATCCCGCGCCTCCATTATAAGGCGAACAGGGGGGGGATAATCTCCGTTCCGTCGGGATCAGGAGGGATTTTTGATCAGGACTTCTACCTCTCTTTGCCGGAGCTCACTTTCTCTGCCGGAGGTACGATGGAGTTGGAGAAAGGCCTGACACTTCGACTCCGGGAGACGAGTTATGCACGCGGGGTCAACATCCAGGCCCGAAACGATGAGGTCCAGTTTTCAGGTGATGAGGTTCATCTTGCCTTTGACCGGATGACGCTCGACTTCTTGAAGAGCTTAGGATTACCACACCTGGAAGCGACCCTTCAGACAGCCGATTTTGACGGCTTCCTGGCCCAATCGACGGCTCGGAACAGAGATATCGATCTGCAGGGAAGGATGCGGTTCTCTTCCAAAGGGCATCTTACCCTTCATCATCACCACCCCTCCATTGACGTCGATCATCTTGAGTCGGATTTTTCCTTGAAGCTGGATGCCCTCCGACGCCTTCAAACAACAGAAGGGGATCTCTCTCTCTTGGAATTTGAGGGCCTAACCCTCAAGGTGGCCGATCTCCATGCCCAACTGGCCCTTCTGGGAATTTTTGAGACCCATCTGGCGCATGAATTGAATCATCGACACCCTCATTTTGAAGGAGAGTTGATGATCCGGAAAGGGAGGATCCGGATCCAGAAGATTCCGGGCCAGACAACCCCGACTGTTTCTGTGGAACTGAACGGCATCTCGCTTAACCAAAATGGGACGAGTTACGAGACGACATTGCAGCTCGGAGGGAAGGGGAGTAGTGTGGGGCTGGAGTTTCCGGATATTCAGTTCAACCTGAGCGGCCAGGGGGCGGTTGTTTTTACCAACGAGGGTGGTGTCTGGAGGAGGCAGATTACGCTCGGCCCCTCCGAACTCTACCTCTTGTTTCAAGGGGGGAGGGTGAGGAGAAAATGAGATAGGCCGTACTCTCTAAGAGTACATTTTATGGTCAACTAGGTACCTTTAGTAGCATCCTTTTCAAATTGAAGTCGACGATACTACTATGAGAGCTTCAACAATCCTAGACTTTACCTTAACAGCTCTGGGAGTTCTGGTGTTACCCCAATTAGTGGTCGGATATAACACCGCGCTTCGACCGGTTCTTCCATCCCGCATAAAAGAGGATGGGGAATTGAAGACACCTGACGAGTTCGCTCGCGAATTTGGCCCAACCTGTCAGGCGTCTTATAACCAATTATTTGGAGACAACCCTTCTGAGTGGATAAGTGCAGAGCGTCAATTTACGTGGATTAAAAATAACTGTGACCCAAAACTCCTCCCACAGCAGTACGATTCCTCGCTCGCCAGATGTCACGTAGGGCATATTTATAAAGAAATTGGTCGTGGCATTTTTGCCTTTAACATGAGCGTTTTTGGTTTTATAGCCCTTGGCGGGGTTAGTTTTGCTCGACTCCAGGGAAAGTTGACAACAAGAGAAGCTCTCTTGATCCTTGGCATTGCCAGCTTCTCCCTTTCGGTTGGTGGGTATGTCTTTGGAATGTTGGAGGGGAGCAGCTCCGTCGTCAAAAAAAGCAAGTTCGATCGGTCTTATCAAAAAGATTGCGGTGACTTCGAAATACGGTAGGTTCAGCCAAACAGCCTAAACAATCTCTTTAATTTTTTTGACAATACAGGACGCGGAAATCCCGGCAGCCTCTAGCAATTCAGCCGGTTTGCCGGAGCGAGGCATCTCACAAACGGCCAGTTTAATGATCGGGACAGAAGGCTTCTCGGCAAATACGTTGAGCACGGCGTCTCCGATTCCCCCTTCAAACCAGTGATCCTCCACAACAAGAATCGCCTTCGTCTCCTGGGCCGCCTTGCGAAGCGTCTTTTCATCAAGTGGCTTGACGGAATAGCAATCGATCACCCGGATGGAGATCCCCTCTTTCTGAAGCTGATCATACGCCTTGAGTGCCTCGAACAATGTGACACCGGCCGCAACAACCGTCACCTTGTCTTGTGAAGAGGACTTGATCGTTTTGGAACCACCAATCGGGAATTTTTCATCAGATGGGTAAATAACAGGTGTCGCCGGCCGGCTGGTTCGGATATAGACAATCCCCTCTCTCTTCACAGACTCTTCGACGAGATGTCCCGTCGCCACGGCATCGGAAGGATAAAGAACGGTACTCCCTGAAATCGATCGAAACATCGCAATATCTTCCAATCCCATCTGCGAGGGACCATCCTCACCAATCGAGACCCCTACATGGGATCCAACACACTTCAAATTGGCCCGACTGACCGCGGCCATCCGAATCTGGTCAAACGCGCGCGTCAAAAAGGCGGCAAAGGTCGAGGCAAACGGAACCTTCCCCCGTTTCGAAAGCCCCAATGCCACACCGATCATGTTCTGTTCAGCGATGAACATCTCAAAATAGTTTTCCGGATGCCTCTGTGCAACAATCTCCGAGAAGGTCGAATTACTCGTATCGCCATCGACTGCGACAATCTCGGGGTAACGATCGACAAGGGAGGCAAGAACCTCTCCGTACGCCTTCCGGGTCGCAATGGAGTTCCCCGGTTTGTAAGCAGGACCGCTCTCATTCTTGACCGGTCTCTTCTCCGGTCGGCGATCCTCCGGTTTTTGTACCTGCCCGACCCTCTTCAAATCAACCGGACCGATCTCCTGAAGCGCCTTTTCGAGCTCCTGACGCGACAACGCCTTGCCATGCCAGCCGAGTTTGTCCTCCAGAAAGGAGACCCCCTTCCCCTTGAGCGTCTTGGCAATAATCACCTTCGGACGAGATTCTGTATTGCTCAGGAAACGATCATACGCCGACTCGATCTCCGCTATGGAATGGCCATCGACAATCGCCACCTCCCACCCAAATGCCGAAAATTTCTTGGCAAACGACTCGACATCATGCCCCCACATCGTCTCCCGGCTCTGACCGATCCGGTTGATGTCGACGACCGCAATCAGATTATCCAGCTTGTAATAAGCGGCCAGCTGAACCGCCTCCCAGACCGACCCCTCTGCCAACTCACCATCCCCCAGGAGTACATAGGTTCGGTACGTGAGCTTATCGAGATACCTGGCGTTGAGTGCCATCCCAACACCTATTGATAATCCCTGTCCCAAACTGCCGGTCGCAACTTCCGCGTAGGTAAAGCGGGGGGTCGGGTGTCCCTCGAGAGGGCTCTCGTAAAGACGCAAACCGTTTATCTGTTCCTGCGAGAGTTTTCCGGCCGCCGCAAACAACGCATAATAAAGAGGGGCGGCATGCCCCTTGGAAAAGATCAAACGGTCATTATTAGGCAGTGCCGGCCTTGCAAGGTCGAACCGGAGATACTTAAAAAAGAGGGTCGTCATCAAATCGGTCGCAGAGAGGGAGGTCGTTGGATGTCCGGAGCCCGCCTCCGTTGTGGAGGTCAGGATATAATACCGAACAAGACGGGCGAGTGACGCCAGATCGGCCGGTTCAACCATGGGGCGGCTATTAGTCATCGAGGGGGAAAAAGGCAAGCCAAGAGTCAAAGAAGAATCTATACTTTTTGAATGAGGCATGGAAACATAAACACCAAGTTGAAGAGACAATTCTCCATTCTTCTTGTAACACTTTTGACCTTTCT
This sequence is a window from Deltaproteobacteria bacterium. Protein-coding genes within it:
- a CDS encoding transketolase, with amino-acid sequence MVEPADLASLARLVRYYILTSTTEAGSGHPTTSLSATDLMTTLFFKYLRFDLARPALPNNDRLIFSKGHAAPLYYALFAAAGKLSQEQINGLRLYESPLEGHPTPRFTYAEVATGSLGQGLSIGVGMALNARYLDKLTYRTYVLLGDGELAEGSVWEAVQLAAYYKLDNLIAVVDINRIGQSRETMWGHDVESFAKKFSAFGWEVAIVDGHSIAEIESAYDRFLSNTESRPKVIIAKTLKGKGVSFLEDKLGWHGKALSRQELEKALQEIGPVDLKRVGQVQKPEDRRPEKRPVKNESGPAYKPGNSIATRKAYGEVLASLVDRYPEIVAVDGDTSNSTFSEIVAQRHPENYFEMFIAEQNMIGVALGLSKRGKVPFASTFAAFLTRAFDQIRMAAVSRANLKCVGSHVGVSIGEDGPSQMGLEDIAMFRSISGSTVLYPSDAVATGHLVEESVKREGIVYIRTSRPATPVIYPSDEKFPIGGSKTIKSSSQDKVTVVAAGVTLFEALKAYDQLQKEGISIRVIDCYSVKPLDEKTLRKAAQETKAILVVEDHWFEGGIGDAVLNVFAEKPSVPIIKLAVCEMPRSGKPAELLEAAGISASCIVKKIKEIV